One Trachemys scripta elegans isolate TJP31775 chromosome 4, CAS_Tse_1.0, whole genome shotgun sequence genomic region harbors:
- the FCMR gene encoding fas apoptotic inhibitory molecule 3 isoform X2, whose product MTYVKRNKCRCFGEKMEFISMLLFLLQVSGAARRRIQVTGEVGGSITIKCPVKDISSRKFWCRELETGACGTIISTTPYISENYRNRISITEAPQEEIFQITITRLEEEDTGLYMCGTGFVNDKGSGRSLQVELKVSNGNAPPRMGLLSAEPLRRDRPIVVPTESGNKGADTQGVTQPQMTNGARAKYTSYAAPGIKFPENTIITPADVIGTTVTNAASESITKGIPKTSRTIGYAHPSLLRSNYGNDVFQILIPILLIMLLLVASVIIVRKQLRGKKGITIYMFGCFGEAASSETYGINQRLSALEHGQGHIPMENIYSVLPRRLEGADRNSSHVPHDSYHCRVDL is encoded by the exons ATGACATACGTTAAGAGGAACAAGTGCCGCTGCTTTGG GGAGAAGATGGAGTTCATCAGTATGTTACTTTTCTTGCTGCAAG TTTCAGGTGCAGCAAGACGACGCATTCAAGTGACTGGTGAGGTTGGAGGATCCATCACCATAAAGTGTCCTGTGAAGGACATTTCCAGTCGAAAATTCTGGTGCAGGGAGCTCGAGACAGGGGCCTGTGGCACCATCATCTCCACCACTCCATACATCAGTGAGAATTACAGGAATAGAATATCCATCACCGAGGCGCCTCAGGAAGAAATATTTCAAATTACAATCACAAGGCTGGAAGAGGAGGACACGGGGCTGTACATGTGTGGGACAGGATTTGTAAATGACaaaggcagtggaaggtccctcCAAGTGGAGCTGAAGGTTTCTAATG GGAATGCTCCCCCCAGAATGGGCCTGTTGTCTGCTGAACCCCTGAGACGTGACAGACCTATTGTGGTACCAACAGAGTCTGGCAACAAAGGTGCTGACACTCAAG GAGTCACACAACCACAGATGACTAATGGAGCACGGGCAAAATATACTTCCTATGCTGCACCTGGCATCAAATTCCCTGAAAATACCATAATTACGCCTGCAGACGTCATTGGCACCACTGTTACCAATGCAGCGTCTGAAAGTATAacaaaggggattccaaagactTCCAGGACAATCGGCTATGCACATCCCAG CCTCTTGAGAAGCAATTATGGGAATGATGTCTTTCAAATCCTGATACCAATTCTCCTGATAATGCTGCTGCTTGTGGCTTCTGTGATAATTGTTAGAAAACAGCTACGAGGGAAGAAAG GCATTACAATCTACATGTTTGGATGTTTTGGAGAAGCAGCTTCCAGTGAAACCTATGGAATAAATCAGAGGTTGAGTGCGCTCGAACATGGCCAAGGGCACATTCCAATGGAAAATATCTACAGCGTGTTACCCCGCAGGCTCGAGGGAGCTGACAGGAACA GTTCTCATGTACCTCATGACTCATATCACTGCAGAGTTGACTTATAA
- the FCMR gene encoding fas apoptotic inhibitory molecule 3 isoform X5 codes for MTYVKRNKCRCFGEKMEFISMLLFLLQVSGAARRRIQVTGEVGGSITIKCPVKDISSRKFWCRELETGACGTIISTTPYISENYRNRISITEAPQEEIFQITITRLEEEDTGLYMCGTGFVNDKGSGRSLQVELKVSNGNAPPRMGLLSAEPLRRDRPIVVPTESGNKGADTQGVTQPQMTNGARAKYTSYAAPGIKFPENTIITPADVIGTTVTNAASESITKGIPKTSRTIGYAHPSLLRSNYGNDVFQILIPILLIMLLLVASVIIVRKQLRGKKASSETYGINQRLSALEHGQGHIPMENIYSVLPRRLEGADRNSSHVPHDSYHCRVDL; via the exons ATGACATACGTTAAGAGGAACAAGTGCCGCTGCTTTGG GGAGAAGATGGAGTTCATCAGTATGTTACTTTTCTTGCTGCAAG TTTCAGGTGCAGCAAGACGACGCATTCAAGTGACTGGTGAGGTTGGAGGATCCATCACCATAAAGTGTCCTGTGAAGGACATTTCCAGTCGAAAATTCTGGTGCAGGGAGCTCGAGACAGGGGCCTGTGGCACCATCATCTCCACCACTCCATACATCAGTGAGAATTACAGGAATAGAATATCCATCACCGAGGCGCCTCAGGAAGAAATATTTCAAATTACAATCACAAGGCTGGAAGAGGAGGACACGGGGCTGTACATGTGTGGGACAGGATTTGTAAATGACaaaggcagtggaaggtccctcCAAGTGGAGCTGAAGGTTTCTAATG GGAATGCTCCCCCCAGAATGGGCCTGTTGTCTGCTGAACCCCTGAGACGTGACAGACCTATTGTGGTACCAACAGAGTCTGGCAACAAAGGTGCTGACACTCAAG GAGTCACACAACCACAGATGACTAATGGAGCACGGGCAAAATATACTTCCTATGCTGCACCTGGCATCAAATTCCCTGAAAATACCATAATTACGCCTGCAGACGTCATTGGCACCACTGTTACCAATGCAGCGTCTGAAAGTATAacaaaggggattccaaagactTCCAGGACAATCGGCTATGCACATCCCAG CCTCTTGAGAAGCAATTATGGGAATGATGTCTTTCAAATCCTGATACCAATTCTCCTGATAATGCTGCTGCTTGTGGCTTCTGTGATAATTGTTAGAAAACAGCTACGAGGGAAGAAAG CTTCCAGTGAAACCTATGGAATAAATCAGAGGTTGAGTGCGCTCGAACATGGCCAAGGGCACATTCCAATGGAAAATATCTACAGCGTGTTACCCCGCAGGCTCGAGGGAGCTGACAGGAACA GTTCTCATGTACCTCATGACTCATATCACTGCAGAGTTGACTTATAA
- the FCMR gene encoding fas apoptotic inhibitory molecule 3 isoform X3, which yields MTYVKRNKCRCFGEKMEFISMLLFLLQVSGAARRRIQVTGEVGGSITIKCPVKDISSRKFWCRELETGACGTIISTTPYISENYRNRISITEAPQEEIFQITITRLEEEDTGLYMCGTGFVNDKGSGRSLQVELKVSNGNAPPRMGLLSAEPLRRDRPIVVPTESGNKGADTQGVTQPQMTNGARAKYTSYAAPGIKFPENTIITPADVIGTTVTNAASESITKGIPKTSRTIGYAHPRYTKRLLRSNYGNDVFQILIPILLIMLLLVASVIIVRKQLRGKKAASSETYGINQRLSALEHGQGHIPMENIYSVLPRRLEGADRNSSHVPHDSYHCRVDL from the exons ATGACATACGTTAAGAGGAACAAGTGCCGCTGCTTTGG GGAGAAGATGGAGTTCATCAGTATGTTACTTTTCTTGCTGCAAG TTTCAGGTGCAGCAAGACGACGCATTCAAGTGACTGGTGAGGTTGGAGGATCCATCACCATAAAGTGTCCTGTGAAGGACATTTCCAGTCGAAAATTCTGGTGCAGGGAGCTCGAGACAGGGGCCTGTGGCACCATCATCTCCACCACTCCATACATCAGTGAGAATTACAGGAATAGAATATCCATCACCGAGGCGCCTCAGGAAGAAATATTTCAAATTACAATCACAAGGCTGGAAGAGGAGGACACGGGGCTGTACATGTGTGGGACAGGATTTGTAAATGACaaaggcagtggaaggtccctcCAAGTGGAGCTGAAGGTTTCTAATG GGAATGCTCCCCCCAGAATGGGCCTGTTGTCTGCTGAACCCCTGAGACGTGACAGACCTATTGTGGTACCAACAGAGTCTGGCAACAAAGGTGCTGACACTCAAG GAGTCACACAACCACAGATGACTAATGGAGCACGGGCAAAATATACTTCCTATGCTGCACCTGGCATCAAATTCCCTGAAAATACCATAATTACGCCTGCAGACGTCATTGGCACCACTGTTACCAATGCAGCGTCTGAAAGTATAacaaaggggattccaaagactTCCAGGACAATCGGCTATGCACATCCCAGGTATACAAAGCG CCTCTTGAGAAGCAATTATGGGAATGATGTCTTTCAAATCCTGATACCAATTCTCCTGATAATGCTGCTGCTTGTGGCTTCTGTGATAATTGTTAGAAAACAGCTACGAGGGAAGAAAG CAGCTTCCAGTGAAACCTATGGAATAAATCAGAGGTTGAGTGCGCTCGAACATGGCCAAGGGCACATTCCAATGGAAAATATCTACAGCGTGTTACCCCGCAGGCTCGAGGGAGCTGACAGGAACA GTTCTCATGTACCTCATGACTCATATCACTGCAGAGTTGACTTATAA
- the LOC117875762 gene encoding small nuclear ribonucleoprotein F-like yields the protein MSLPLNRKPFLNGLQGKPVMVKLKWGMEYKGYRVSVDGYTNMQLANTEEYIGGALSGHLGEVLISCNHVLCIRGVEEEDGEVRE from the coding sequence ATGAGCTTGCCCCTAAACCGCAAGCCCTTCCTGAATGGGCTGCAGGGGAAGCCGGTGATGGTGAAGCTGAAGTGGGGGATGGAGTACAAGGGCTACCGGGTGTCTGTCGATGGCTACACGAACATGCAGCTTGCAAACACAGAAGAATACATAGGTGGTGCattgtcaggacacctgggtgAAGTTTTGATAAGCTGTAACCACGTCCTGTGCATCAGAGGAGTAGAAGAAGAAGATGGAGAAGTGAGAGAATAA
- the FCMR gene encoding fas apoptotic inhibitory molecule 3 isoform X6: protein MEIAVSGAARRRIQVTGEVGGSITIKCPVKDISSRKFWCRELETGACGTIISTTPYISENYRNRISITEAPQEEIFQITITRLEEEDTGLYMCGTGFVNDKGSGRSLQVELKVSNGNAPPRMGLLSAEPLRRDRPIVVPTESGNKGADTQGVTQPQMTNGARAKYTSYAAPGIKFPENTIITPADVIGTTVTNAASESITKGIPKTSRTIGYAHPRYTKRLLRSNYGNDVFQILIPILLIMLLLVASVIIVRKQLRGKKGITIYMFGCFGEAASSETYGINQRLSALEHGQGHIPMENIYSVLPRRLEGADRNSSHVPHDSYHCRVDL, encoded by the exons ATGGAGATAGCAG TTTCAGGTGCAGCAAGACGACGCATTCAAGTGACTGGTGAGGTTGGAGGATCCATCACCATAAAGTGTCCTGTGAAGGACATTTCCAGTCGAAAATTCTGGTGCAGGGAGCTCGAGACAGGGGCCTGTGGCACCATCATCTCCACCACTCCATACATCAGTGAGAATTACAGGAATAGAATATCCATCACCGAGGCGCCTCAGGAAGAAATATTTCAAATTACAATCACAAGGCTGGAAGAGGAGGACACGGGGCTGTACATGTGTGGGACAGGATTTGTAAATGACaaaggcagtggaaggtccctcCAAGTGGAGCTGAAGGTTTCTAATG GGAATGCTCCCCCCAGAATGGGCCTGTTGTCTGCTGAACCCCTGAGACGTGACAGACCTATTGTGGTACCAACAGAGTCTGGCAACAAAGGTGCTGACACTCAAG GAGTCACACAACCACAGATGACTAATGGAGCACGGGCAAAATATACTTCCTATGCTGCACCTGGCATCAAATTCCCTGAAAATACCATAATTACGCCTGCAGACGTCATTGGCACCACTGTTACCAATGCAGCGTCTGAAAGTATAacaaaggggattccaaagactTCCAGGACAATCGGCTATGCACATCCCAGGTATACAAAGCG CCTCTTGAGAAGCAATTATGGGAATGATGTCTTTCAAATCCTGATACCAATTCTCCTGATAATGCTGCTGCTTGTGGCTTCTGTGATAATTGTTAGAAAACAGCTACGAGGGAAGAAAG GCATTACAATCTACATGTTTGGATGTTTTGGAGAAGCAGCTTCCAGTGAAACCTATGGAATAAATCAGAGGTTGAGTGCGCTCGAACATGGCCAAGGGCACATTCCAATGGAAAATATCTACAGCGTGTTACCCCGCAGGCTCGAGGGAGCTGACAGGAACA GTTCTCATGTACCTCATGACTCATATCACTGCAGAGTTGACTTATAA
- the FCMR gene encoding fas apoptotic inhibitory molecule 3 isoform X4, whose protein sequence is MTYVKRNKCRCFGEKMEFISMLLFLLQVSGAARRRIQVTGEVGGSITIKCPVKDISSRKFWCRELETGACGTIISTTPYISENYRNRISITEAPQEEIFQITITRLEEEDTGLYMCGTGFVNDKGSGRSLQVELKVSNGNAPPRMGLLSAEPLRRDRPIVVPTESGNKGADTQGVTQPQMTNGARAKYTSYAAPGIKFPENTIITPADVIGTTVTNAASESITKGIPKTSRTIGYAHPRYTKRLLRSNYGNDVFQILIPILLIMLLLVASVIIVRKQLRGKKASSETYGINQRLSALEHGQGHIPMENIYSVLPRRLEGADRNSSHVPHDSYHCRVDL, encoded by the exons ATGACATACGTTAAGAGGAACAAGTGCCGCTGCTTTGG GGAGAAGATGGAGTTCATCAGTATGTTACTTTTCTTGCTGCAAG TTTCAGGTGCAGCAAGACGACGCATTCAAGTGACTGGTGAGGTTGGAGGATCCATCACCATAAAGTGTCCTGTGAAGGACATTTCCAGTCGAAAATTCTGGTGCAGGGAGCTCGAGACAGGGGCCTGTGGCACCATCATCTCCACCACTCCATACATCAGTGAGAATTACAGGAATAGAATATCCATCACCGAGGCGCCTCAGGAAGAAATATTTCAAATTACAATCACAAGGCTGGAAGAGGAGGACACGGGGCTGTACATGTGTGGGACAGGATTTGTAAATGACaaaggcagtggaaggtccctcCAAGTGGAGCTGAAGGTTTCTAATG GGAATGCTCCCCCCAGAATGGGCCTGTTGTCTGCTGAACCCCTGAGACGTGACAGACCTATTGTGGTACCAACAGAGTCTGGCAACAAAGGTGCTGACACTCAAG GAGTCACACAACCACAGATGACTAATGGAGCACGGGCAAAATATACTTCCTATGCTGCACCTGGCATCAAATTCCCTGAAAATACCATAATTACGCCTGCAGACGTCATTGGCACCACTGTTACCAATGCAGCGTCTGAAAGTATAacaaaggggattccaaagactTCCAGGACAATCGGCTATGCACATCCCAGGTATACAAAGCG CCTCTTGAGAAGCAATTATGGGAATGATGTCTTTCAAATCCTGATACCAATTCTCCTGATAATGCTGCTGCTTGTGGCTTCTGTGATAATTGTTAGAAAACAGCTACGAGGGAAGAAAG CTTCCAGTGAAACCTATGGAATAAATCAGAGGTTGAGTGCGCTCGAACATGGCCAAGGGCACATTCCAATGGAAAATATCTACAGCGTGTTACCCCGCAGGCTCGAGGGAGCTGACAGGAACA GTTCTCATGTACCTCATGACTCATATCACTGCAGAGTTGACTTATAA
- the FCMR gene encoding fas apoptotic inhibitory molecule 3 isoform X1 codes for MTYVKRNKCRCFGEKMEFISMLLFLLQVSGAARRRIQVTGEVGGSITIKCPVKDISSRKFWCRELETGACGTIISTTPYISENYRNRISITEAPQEEIFQITITRLEEEDTGLYMCGTGFVNDKGSGRSLQVELKVSNGNAPPRMGLLSAEPLRRDRPIVVPTESGNKGADTQGVTQPQMTNGARAKYTSYAAPGIKFPENTIITPADVIGTTVTNAASESITKGIPKTSRTIGYAHPRYTKRLLRSNYGNDVFQILIPILLIMLLLVASVIIVRKQLRGKKGITIYMFGCFGEAASSETYGINQRLSALEHGQGHIPMENIYSVLPRRLEGADRNSSHVPHDSYHCRVDL; via the exons ATGACATACGTTAAGAGGAACAAGTGCCGCTGCTTTGG GGAGAAGATGGAGTTCATCAGTATGTTACTTTTCTTGCTGCAAG TTTCAGGTGCAGCAAGACGACGCATTCAAGTGACTGGTGAGGTTGGAGGATCCATCACCATAAAGTGTCCTGTGAAGGACATTTCCAGTCGAAAATTCTGGTGCAGGGAGCTCGAGACAGGGGCCTGTGGCACCATCATCTCCACCACTCCATACATCAGTGAGAATTACAGGAATAGAATATCCATCACCGAGGCGCCTCAGGAAGAAATATTTCAAATTACAATCACAAGGCTGGAAGAGGAGGACACGGGGCTGTACATGTGTGGGACAGGATTTGTAAATGACaaaggcagtggaaggtccctcCAAGTGGAGCTGAAGGTTTCTAATG GGAATGCTCCCCCCAGAATGGGCCTGTTGTCTGCTGAACCCCTGAGACGTGACAGACCTATTGTGGTACCAACAGAGTCTGGCAACAAAGGTGCTGACACTCAAG GAGTCACACAACCACAGATGACTAATGGAGCACGGGCAAAATATACTTCCTATGCTGCACCTGGCATCAAATTCCCTGAAAATACCATAATTACGCCTGCAGACGTCATTGGCACCACTGTTACCAATGCAGCGTCTGAAAGTATAacaaaggggattccaaagactTCCAGGACAATCGGCTATGCACATCCCAGGTATACAAAGCG CCTCTTGAGAAGCAATTATGGGAATGATGTCTTTCAAATCCTGATACCAATTCTCCTGATAATGCTGCTGCTTGTGGCTTCTGTGATAATTGTTAGAAAACAGCTACGAGGGAAGAAAG GCATTACAATCTACATGTTTGGATGTTTTGGAGAAGCAGCTTCCAGTGAAACCTATGGAATAAATCAGAGGTTGAGTGCGCTCGAACATGGCCAAGGGCACATTCCAATGGAAAATATCTACAGCGTGTTACCCCGCAGGCTCGAGGGAGCTGACAGGAACA GTTCTCATGTACCTCATGACTCATATCACTGCAGAGTTGACTTATAA